From the Endozoicomonas sp. Mp262 genome, the window TTATGCGTTGCACTTCGGATTCGTCATATATGCACGGCCTACCGCCACCATGCCCCTTGTACAAGGCACGAATACCATATTCTTCCCAATCATCAATCCACTGAGAAGCAGTTTGATATCTAATTTCAAGTATTTCGGCAATTTGCTCAAGGGTAAAGCCACGATTGCTCAATAAAAGGCTATGGGCTCTTTCCCTTATACATCTCAGAGGTCCGTAGTGTTTGGCGAATTTCAAAGTTAATAAAACAGCTTCATCAGTGATTGTAGTGACGTACTTCATAGGGAGAGGGATTTAAAGACCAGTACTCTCTTTATAATAGAGTAAATGTATCATTCAATAGCTATCTGATCGTTAGATCAAGAAGTAGATTTCTCGTACTGGCCGAACATCCAGTTTATTTGAAACCAAACTATGACCTACTTAATCAATTACTCCAAATGTACAGCTGACTAGCTGTAAATATAAGGCAGAAAAAATAACTATTTTTTTCTTTATTTTATTTTTTAAAAAATTATTAACTATGCACATAATTCACGATATGGGATAGCACTTAACGCCGCTAACACGGGTTGATAATTGATTGTGACTTTTGCATTAGAATGCCGTAAGCCTGCAAAAGGCGCAAGCAGTTGGTGGTAAAACTAGAAAGACATCCACAAACTTATCGTTGCAAATCAAGGTCAAATTAATGGATGTCCCAAAATCAAAAATCACCAAAATCAAAAATCACATCCCAAAATCACAATTGAAAATCAAATTCTAATTAATGGATGCCCTCAAAATAAAAAATATCTAACTCCTGCTGCATTGAGGGATTACTACTATACTTTTGTTTTACTTTGGGCATTGCTTGGTCGAAATAATGTGTCACCAAAACAGGGTTTTGAAGCCTGAAATTATCCATGCGATAGATGGCTGCAAGAAAAGTAAATCTTATTTTATTGTTCTCATCTGCTCATCTTTTTTTTGCGTGAGTGTTTTTGCTACTGGCGGGCAAGAA encodes:
- a CDS encoding helix-turn-helix domain-containing protein — its product is MKYVTTITDEAVLLTLKFAKHYGPLRCIRERAHSLLLSNRGFTLEQIAEILEIRYQTASQWIDDWEEYGIRALYKGHGGGRPCIYDESEVQRIKELVAEEPRRLSYVKSKIEDETGKSSSKITLANIVKKQGWFTKDSVNHANINGTKSNSMTVKLL